A region from the Peromyscus leucopus breed LL Stock chromosome 9, UCI_PerLeu_2.1, whole genome shotgun sequence genome encodes:
- the Rab2b gene encoding ras-related protein Rab-2B isoform X2, whose translation MENKSNCKSGIRTKSQNHHIYQAGQESFRSITRSYYRGAAGALLVYDITRRETFNHLTSWLEDARQHSSSNMVIMLIGNKSDLESRRDVKREEGEAFAREHGLIFMETSAKTACNVEEAFINTAKEIYRKIQQGLFDVHNEANGIKIGPQQSIPISAGPSSSPRNSCDVGSDSGCC comes from the exons CACTAAGAGCCAAAACCATCATATCTACCAG GCTGGGCAAGAGTCCTTCCGTTCTATCACCCGTTCCTACTACAGGGGAGCAGCTGGAGCACTGCTGGTGTATGACATCACAAG ACGTGAGACCTTCAACCACCTGACCTCATGGTTAGAGGATGCCCGCCAGCACTCGAGCTCGAACATGGTGATAATGCTGATCGGAAATAAGAG TGATCTAGAATCCCGAAGGGAtgtgaaaagagaggaaggagaggccttCGCTCGGGAGCACGGCCTTATATTCATGGAGACGTCAGCCAAGACAGCCTGCAATGTTGAAGAG GCCTTCATTAACACAGCCAAAGAAATATATAGGAAGATCCAGCAGGGTTTATTTGACGTCCACAATGAG gCAAATGGCATCAAGATTGGGCCCCAACAGTCAATTCCAATATCAGCGGGACCAAGTTCTTCTCCACGGAACTCTTGTGACGTAGGGTCTGATTCTGGCTGCTGCTGA
- the Rab2b gene encoding ras-related protein Rab-2B isoform X3 produces MVNIDGKQIKLQIWDTAGQESFRSITRSYYRGAAGALLVYDITRRETFNHLTSWLEDARQHSSSNMVIMLIGNKSDLESRRDVKREEGEAFAREHGLIFMETSAKTACNVEEAFINTAKEIYRKIQQGLFDVHNEANGIKIGPQQSIPISAGPSSSPRNSCDVGSDSGCC; encoded by the exons GCTGGGCAAGAGTCCTTCCGTTCTATCACCCGTTCCTACTACAGGGGAGCAGCTGGAGCACTGCTGGTGTATGACATCACAAG ACGTGAGACCTTCAACCACCTGACCTCATGGTTAGAGGATGCCCGCCAGCACTCGAGCTCGAACATGGTGATAATGCTGATCGGAAATAAGAG TGATCTAGAATCCCGAAGGGAtgtgaaaagagaggaaggagaggccttCGCTCGGGAGCACGGCCTTATATTCATGGAGACGTCAGCCAAGACAGCCTGCAATGTTGAAGAG GCCTTCATTAACACAGCCAAAGAAATATATAGGAAGATCCAGCAGGGTTTATTTGACGTCCACAATGAG gCAAATGGCATCAAGATTGGGCCCCAACAGTCAATTCCAATATCAGCGGGACCAAGTTCTTCTCCACGGAACTCTTGTGACGTAGGGTCTGATTCTGGCTGCTGCTGA